A stretch of DNA from Hydrogenophaga sp. SL48:
GTAGCGCCCACACTGAGACACGTCGACGGTGTACAGGTTGGCTTGGTACTTCTTGCGGAAGCGTTCAACGCCCTCCCGCGAAAAGGCCACCAACTGACCCTCCAGATTCATTCCAAATCCCGTGTCGAGAATCAGAAAAGACCCGTCGTCGGCCACTGCGGCATGGGTGGGGCGGGCAATCTTGTCGAGCGTGAGCGCTACTCGTTTGGCTTGGAGGTCGATGAGCACGACCTGGCCGTTGCCCGAGTCTCTTCCACCACCCCTGCTCTTGCCATCCGAATCCCGGCACCCAACCATCCACCGCCCCCCGAGAGCCGAGTAGGGCACCCCGAAGAAGCCAAGCCGCGGAACACGGACCATTCCGTGCTCCAGGTCGATACGCTCTGGTGCGCCTCCGTGCTCGGCCGCCACTGCTGTGCCGCGGACTGCACCGAAGAGCTGCGAGAGGATGCTCATGCTTTCGCAGCCTCGAAACTGCCAACGTCCAACTGTCCGGCCACAGCGGCTGAAATCAAAGAGGTGCGGTACTCCCGAAGCTTCATCAGCTCCGCGGTAGCAAAGCCCTTCAACTCCTCTAGCCGCTTCTTTCGTTCTCGGGCGAAGGCCACAATTTCCCGTTGCTCCTCAAGGGGTGGCAGGGGCAGGGCCATCTTCGCGATATCGGGCATGTAGATGGTGGAGTGGGTAGAGCCAAACTTCAGTCGCTCAAACTCAGAGCGCATGCTCCTGAACACATACAAGAGGTAGTCTGGCAAGACTTTCGGTCCACAAATCCAGTTCACGAAGTCCTGTGTCGTTGCCATTGGAACGCCCATGATTGCTGAAAAACCGACAGATGCAGTTCGGGAAAGAATCACAGTCCCGCTCGGAAGTAGCCTCGCAGAAGAATTGGCTAGTCCCAGGTCGCTTATCAACTCCGAAGTTTCAGCAACCACCTCCTTGACACCGTCTCGAATCTGCCAAACATCAGACAATCCAAACCAGGGTATGTGACAGTTCTCCCAGTACTCGGGTACTTGTCGGCTAGGGGTGTGCCCAGACTCCACTTGGGCCACGAACTTGATGTAGGGGGCGGACCAGTGCTCTGGAATAGCCCCCATCCACTCCCTACGAGAATTTGTCAGACGGGTCGGCTTCAGTCCTTTGGTCACGGCTTGATGCAAAAGGTCAAAGCCTCCCGCGTCTAAGTGCTCCACCAGCCGCTCCTTCTCCGCAATCAACGCATCAATCCGTGCCGTTTTGTCGTCAAGGAAGTTGGCGATGCGTTCTTGCTCAGTAAGCGACGGCACTGGCAAATGCAGTGAGCCAAGAACGGAAGGGTTGATTGCTGGATAGCTGACCCCCTCAGAGTGAGCAACCACGTTTTCGATAAACGGTTCAGACAGTGCAGCCCAATATGCAAATCGCGGACGAAGTCTTCCGTTTGGTCGAAGTACCGCAAAACCCGTTGACGCGATAAGGCCAGGCTGCGCCTCAGGAAAATTCGCTACAGCCTTTAGGTATGTGCGAACGGTTGACAAGACGGTGTCTCCACTGCGAAGAACTCTTCGAGCTCGACTTGGGGCCGTCTCAAATGTCAGCAGCTTCGGCGTTAATGCTGCTGATGCGTCACCTCCTTCCAACGCTGCGATGTCGACGTAGGACAACTCAGTGTCTCCGGGAGTTGTCTCGGGGAGGGCCTCTGGGTTCAGGAGAGTCACGTGTTTAAGGGGCGCAGTGGGCCAACGGTCAGGCGCTCCGGTGAAGAAACTGCGGCTCAAACTACAACCCCCTTCATCAACTCCACAAAACGCTCCTCCATCCTCCGTATCTCCTCGGCGATGACCTCGGGCTTGCGCGGGGCCTTGTAGACGTAGAAGTACCGGTTGAAGTTGATTTCGTATCCGACCTTCCCGGGCAGGCCATCCTTGTCATCGACGATGGCGGTATTGACCCATGCATCGCGAATGTGAGGCAACACCTCGCGAGCCATGTACTCCTCGATGCTCTCCGACAGCGGGATGCTCTCCGTGTCGCGCAGGTCCTTGTCGTAGGGCTTCTCGCCCTTCTTGAACTTGCCCTCCTTGCCCGCAGCCAGGGGCCGGTCTACCGTCACCTTGCGGTAGCCGAAGTAGGTCGTGTCGAAGACCTTGGTGACAACGCGCGGGGGCTCAGGCTCCGTCAGCTTGGTCGGGTCGGCTGCCTTGACCGGTTCCTTGTATTCAAGAGCGAAGGTCGACTCCTTGGCGAACGACGAGTAGGCCTTGACCACTTCGCCAATCTGCTCGTCCGTCATGAGCACCCGCTTGCTGCCAAGGCTCTTCTTCATCTTGGCGTACATGCGCGTCGCGTCGATGAGCTGCACCTTGCCCTTGCGCCCCTTGGGCTTGTCGTTGTCCAGAATCCAGACGTAAGTGGCGATGCCGGTGTTGTAGAACAGGTCGTTGGGCAGCGCGATGATGGCGTCCAGGAGGTCGTTCTCCAGAATCCAGCGGCGGATTTCGGACTCACCTGAGCCGGCATCCCCGGTGAACAGAGGGGAACCGTTGAGCACGATGCCGATGCGACCACCGCCTTCTGCGGCTGGACGCATCTTCGAAATGAGATGCATCAGGAACAGCAGCGAGCCATCGGACACGCGCGGCAGGCCAGGGCCGAAGCGGCCAGCGTAGCCCCGGCGCTCGTGCTCGGCTTTGACCATTTCGAGCACCTTCTTCCAGTCCACCCCGAACGGGGGGTTCGCAGCCCCGTAGTCGAACGTCTCGTTGGGGAAGCCGTCGGCCGACAGGGTGTTGCCGCGGACGATGTTCTTCGGGTCCTGCCCCTTGATGAGCATGTCCGCCTTGCAGATGGCGTAGGACTCGTCGTTGAGTTCCTGCCCGAAGAGCACCAACTTGGCGGAGGGGTTGATGGCGCGTGCCACCGCCTCGCCGACAGACAGGATGCCGCCGGTGCCCGCAGTGGGGTCGTACATCGAGCGAATGACGCCAGGCTTGGACAGCGCCTCGTCGTCACCCGCGAACAGGCAATGCACGATGAGCTGGATGACCTCGCGGGGGGTGAAGTGTTCACCAGCCGTCTCGTTGGATGCTTCCGCGAACTTCCGGATGAGCTCTTCGAACACCTGGCCCATCACTTCGTTGGGCACAGTGTCGGGGTGCAGGTCCACCTGGGCGAACAGCTGCACCAGCTTGAACAGTAGGTCCTTGTCATCGAGCTCGCCGACGCGCTCAAGGAATTTAAAACGCTCGAACACATCGCGGGCGTCCGAAGAGAACTCCGAGACGTACTTCACCATGTTCAAGCGCACGAACTTGGGGTCGGCCAGCAGGCCGGGCAGGTCGAAGACGCTGGTGTTGTAGAAGGCCTCTTTGCTCTTGCGCTTGAGGAACACGTCCATGCTGACGCCCGAGTCCTTGCGCTTTTCGTACTCCGCGAGAACGGCCTGCTTGGTCGGCTCCAGAACGCATTCCAGGCGACGCAGGAGCGTGAAGGGGAGGATGACTTTGCCGTAGTCGGCTTGCTTGTAGTCGCCGCGAAGCAGGTCGGCGACGGACCAAATGAGGTTGGCGAGTTCGGAAAAGTTTTGGGCCATGGGTCCTGGGCTTACTTGGGTTCAGTGGAGTCGGGGGTCGGGGCTGCGGGAGGGAGCTTGGCCCGGCGGGCGTACTCACGGACCATCACCTCGAACATATTGGTCAGCGACCGGTGCTCTTGCGCGGCACAGCGCTCCCAGAGGTCGCGAACCTCCAGGGTCATCTTCAGCGTGGTCGCTTCAGTCTTGCGTTTTGGGCGCGCCATGTGGTCGTTTAGGGAGCCGGTTTATTTCAAACAGGAACACGTTATCACCTGAACAGCGAGCCAATCTTGTGACCTATTCACATTCAGGCTGGAGAAGAAGTTCTCTGGTCTTAGGTGTTGTACAACACTGACGATGAGAGCCAAAAAACGATTTCTTCAAGGGGTAGTCGGCGCATTACTGGCAGTGTCCATGAGCGAAGTACTTGCCTCCGAGCCCGCCGGTGTGCAAACCTGCGTCGAGGTGCGCAACGTTCATGATGGGGATACGTTCACATGTGTGACCGAGGCGGGGACACTTCGAATCCGAGTTGCAGGGATAGACGCACCTGAAGTGGGGCAAAGCTATTGGCGTGTATCCCGCGACTTACTGCGCTCCAACACCCCGGCTGGCTCCACTGTGGACTGCTACAAGGTTGACAGGTACGAACGCCAGGTATGTCGTGTACATACACCTGAGGGCAAAGACGTCGCTATGGGACTGGTCGAAGCAGGCTTGGCCTGGCACACAGTCAAGTATCGAGAAGAGCAGGCCCCTCATGAGCAAGCTGCGTATGCCGCCGCAGAAGAGAGGGCCAGAAATACCCGAAAAGGACTCTTGACCCTCTCAGAGCCACAGGAGCCGAGTGTCTGCCGCGAGCAAAGAAAGCAGAAGCTCAAATGCACATAGTGCACCAATGTCTTCAAGTGATGTCGGCCTGAAGGCAACACCTGAATCGCCTCGGTATTCCCAGCGGCTGTTTGGTTTAGGTCATGCCGCCATTCTCTGTAGTTTGACTGGCGAGTTGCCGGTAGTAGTTTGCCTCAGCCTCTCCCTGGGGTATGTAGCCAATGTCTTCGGCTACGTCGAAGCGTTGTTCAACTGAACCTGCCGCCACAGTCATCTGGGCTGCATCAGCCCTGAGGCGTTCGAGCGACCACCGGCTTGAGGCTAGGTTCTACTAGACCGGGAGCAGTCCCGTTCTCTTTGAAGGAATATGAGTGGGTCTAGGGTCGAGTGAGCTCGATGGTCTTGAACTCGTCGCCAAGGAAACCAAACTTATGAGCGAACAGGCCTGCGATTTTTTCGTCGGCCGTGGCAAAGAAGACTTGTCGGTCCGATTTCAAGATAAGGTTTCGCAGGTAGTCGAGGAAGGACAGGGCGTTCAAATCATCGATATGCGAGATTGGGTCATCAAGAAGAATCACTTTCGGGCCTGTCTTGACTTGTGCATTCATTGCCAAGAACAGAGACAGGGCATAAGCAGCTCGTTGTCCTGTACTAACTTGATTAAGTTGGACGGCTGATTGGTTGTCCCGCCGCCGTAGAGGCGTCCGTTCTTCAGCGGTGACCATGTATTCGCTGGGCGCATGTATCCGCTTGAAGATGCTGTCTGCAACGGTGTGCGTCGCTGCGACGATGGCAGCGCTAGCCATATTTAGCGATTGGCTCTCGATAAGGTCATCAAGAACCCTCAGTGAGCTCGCAAGTCTTTCTATTGAATCCCGAACGCGACCCAGGCGCGCCGCTAGCTGTGCCACTTGCGTCCGCAGCGAGGCCAAGCGAGTCGCCGAATTGCCTTCGGTCTGGAGTGCAGCGAGGACCTTTTTTGCACCAAGTACTGCGGCTTCCAGCGAAGAAAACAGAAGACTCAGGTCGGCCGTGGGCGGCAGGTCCAACTGACTGGAGACCATCCCACAGCCTTCGGCCGTGTTCTGTATGAGCCGTTGGCGTGCCACCAACTGCGCGACAGCATCTGAGAGGAATGCATTGACAGGGATGCCTGCCTCGTCAAGGCGCTTGCGAAGCTCGTTGTTTCTCTCCGTAATCCTCTTCGCCACCTCTTCGTCGCTGGCCTGAAGACCCCGCAAGTACTCTTCTAGTCGCTGTTGTGCTTCCAATGGGACCAGCGACTCTGGTCTCGACGCGTCTTCTCCGTTTATTGGCGAGCAAAGCGCCTCGATGGCGCTCACTGTCCAACCGAGGCGGGCGTATGCATCGAGGCCATTGCGAGCTTCGTCTCTGGTCTCTGTCAACGAGCGTTGCCGGTCTCTCAACATCAAGACGGACTGCTGCGCTGCGGAGACGGTCCATGGAGCGCCCACTTCGGAGTCTGTTCGTGTGTACTTGTCTAGCTGGGCCAGCCACGCGGCCTCGTTCGAGGTTTGGGCCAGGATTGCGGTCAGCTGGTCAATCTGCAGCCGAAGGTTCGCTTCCGATGCGTCGGCCGGTGCCAGCGTGAGTGACTGAATGCGGCCAAGCAGCTCACCAGGCGCAAACGCTGTGCCGCAAACGGGACAGCTCGCGTCGGAGTGTCGATGCGCCACGACTCTCTGCGCCCAAGCTTGCAATTCTGTCATCGCACTCTGCAAGTCCGACTGCGTCCGCGTAGTTGCCGCTAGGCTCTGCTTTGCGTCTTCTAGCCGCTTCGCGGTTTCAGCGAGTTTTGCCTTCGAGGCAGAGATTGCTGCCGACAAGAGGCTGCTTCCCCATGCCGACTCCCAGCCTTCAGGTGGCGCGATTGTCGGCAAGGAAGCCTGTGCCTGCGAGCGCCGGGCGAGCTCCTCATCAGCGGTTCGAAGCTTTGATGAAAGCTCCTTGAGCTCGGCGTAGGCAGATGCCGGGACCGCTTGCAGGGCAGCCAATCGCTCCTTGGCGCTATCCCTTCTTTTTCCAAGGACGCTGCGTCGTTGTTCGTCGTCACTGGCATCGGCGAGCTTCGCCTTCACCCCTTCAGTTGCACGCAGCAGTTTCGACGCTTCCTCAGCAATTGCGTCCGGACTCAACGACTTCGGCAGCCAGTCAATCCTCTGAACATTGCCCAGCTCGGATGCCATATCCGACAGAGTGTCAACGAACTCTTCAGTGACAACTTGCTTGCTCACTGGCGCCTCCCGCCAACCGATGCGTTCGAGGTCCTTTTTTAAGATGGAGAACGCTGCGTCGGACTGCTCGGGTACTGCCTCGAGCCCCCGTCGTTCCTGGTCCTTGGCCTTATGGTCGGATTCCGCCAGCGCGCGCTCGGAGCGCTTGGAGCGAAGTTCTTCCGATACCGCTTTACGTACATCTTGGATGCGTCGCCACATCAGCGTCGCCTCGTGGCCGCTGAGTAGCGCAGCCAGACTCTCGGCATGGCTAACCGTCGAGTCCTCCTTGAGCAGGGTCAGCTCCGCCGCTGCATCGGTGTTGAGGAAGTTGAAACGCGCAAACTGATTCGGCAGCTTGTTCTGATGACTGTTGTCGTCTGCGCCATACCAGAGCCGTTGGCGTGTCTTGAAATCCGAGAGCACCTGATTCGCGGATGTCTTGACCGGACTACCGGATGCCAGGAACCCTTGCACCGTCGTGGTTGTGGATGCCTTGGAACGTCGATTCGCGCCGCAATATAGGAACTCCAGACCTTCAAGGAGCGAGGTCTTTCCTGCGCCGTTTGTCCCAAAGACCAGGTTGGCTCTTCCAAGCCCTTCAAAGAGGCGTTGCCTAGGATATGGACGAAAAGCCTTCAGGTCGATGCTCGATATGTGTGTCTCAACAAGCTTCTGACTTGCCTCTGCACCGGTCGTCTTCTTAGTCCGAACGGACTGCTTGGCTGTGCCCGACGAGATACTTCGCACAACGTCCGCTATAGGACGGTCGCCGTCTAGTATGTCCGCGAGCCCGACCGCACCTAGCCCATCTGACCAGGCCTTCACGATATCGGTAGAACTCGCAGACTCGTCTGTCACAGCAATAGAGTCGAGTTCACTCAGCACACGGTCGAGCTCTTCCTCTGCGACAACGAACTTGCGCGCGTAGCTCCTGTCGGACTCAAGGTTTCGTTTGGCAACCTGGAACTCGGGGTTGTTTGCATGCCCCCCATCGACGACGAAGTACAGGTAGCTGTTCCAGCGGAGGTCCGGTGAGGCGTCCCGGTTGAAGTACGCCGGCCCCATCACTTCGTCGAGGTATTCGCTCAAGCCGCCGACTGTTTCCGGAAGGCGGTTGTTCAAGTCAAAAACGTACGCAGCTACGTCGCGTTTCCCATTGCGACGAACCCCTCGAAGTACACCCGCTGCGACCTCCGAGACATCAGCAAACTTTTGTCCCAGCTTCTCTCGTGCGGACTGAAGATTCATCCCTGAGCTCCTTGCGGATTCGCTGCAAGGCGGTTGAACGACGGAGTGCCAATGTCGACATCTGGCTGCCCGGCAGGCCTCGTGAACGACGTGCTGCGAGCGCTCAAGAAGTGCTTAGTGCCAGCTGCTGCGGCATAGAGAATGCAGTAGCGTTCCGCGTTGGTTGCGTAGTGCTCATGGGCGAAACGCTCATGCTGTTCGTTCGTTAAGACGCGGTCGGGCTCACGAGGAGGCCCTGCCAGGGTCTTACGCACCTGCTGGTCTAGCAAGTCCAACTCGCGAAGGTCGCCCACAAGACCTGCATGAACCACTGTGGCAAGTGTTCCGTCTAACGCAACCACGTTCCGATTAGGGTACTGCAAGTTCCAGTCGAGATTGAAGCCTTGACGGAGGAACTCCACGGGAGTTGGCCAGGCGTAGCTGGAGCTACGGAGTTCTGCGATAGCTCGAACTGTTGCAAGCCTGGCGCTTCGAAAATGTCGCGCTTCCGGTGCGGGGTCCTGCGTGACCGTGACCCTGCGAACCAACTCATGTTCGCACAGCTGCATGGAATCGATGCGGGAAGGAATGTACCAGTCGGGACGTACGCCGAATCTTCCCGCCGTGATAGCCAGCGCCCGCTCAACGGCAACTGGCCCCTTTTGGTACAGGTGACGGATGTCGTCGAGATTTATTTCCTCGGTGCAGGCCCCCATCAACTGCTCCCCGAATCCGTCGTCTGGAAACTCCTCCGGTTTATTCGGTTCTACCCAACTGCCTAGGTCTTTCTCCCACAAAAATGTCTTCACGGCGTGCGGACCAGAACGCGTTGACCGTGGCTTTGGGATGGCGTGGTGAAAGACCTTGGTTGCCTGAAACAGAAACACTCTCGGCCGATAGTGAAACTGCAGGGCATGGGCACGAATTGGCTCGTGACGTGTGTAGTACACGCCGTTTTTGTGATTCTCACGAATCCATTCGTCAGAAAGGTTTGTCTCGGTCGAGAGAAGATACCAAGCTGACCCACAGATGTTGTTCCATGGATGCTCGCCGGTGTCGCCAAACGAGACCACCTTGTCAGCCCAGTTCAAGCAAAGAAGCTCTGTGTTCCCTGCCGCTGAAAACAGCTCTTGTCGGTACTTCTTGTACAGCAGGTGACGAGGACTGTTGTTGAGCTGAATGTGCAAGAGAAGGAGTCCCTCGTAGTACTGGTCTATCAGCGCCTTCTCAAAACCGAAAACGTCCGAGCACACGAGAGTGATGAGCCGCACTTCGGCGGGAAGGCTCCCGAATGCATAGACGTTTACGCCTTGAAGCATGCCGGATGCTTCGGTGTTGTTTGGGTCACCTGACGGCGCAGTCTTGTACTGGACTAGGAGCACAAGGCGCTCCGAGTAGCCTCCCGAAACTTTGGCTATAAATACGTAGACGAGTGGATTCCTGTATTTCTGGGTGGTTCGGGCAAACGGGAAGACATCGTCATCAAGGACAACTGCCCTGTCGCCGAGCCTTTCGCGAACAAGGTCGAGACCACCTAGAAGTAGGCTTTCACAGCCCAAAACCCAAAGCTTGCCCGATTCGGGAATATGGCCTTGTTCGACCGCCTCAAGCAAAGAGTCCCACGGAAGGCTGTACTCCGGACAAACGAGTAGGTCCGGTTGGTCCCCGGGTTTGCTCGCTAGGCTCAGGAGAGCGTCGGCTTGTCGCTTCGCCTCCGCCTGGTCAGCGTTTCCTATCGAGTCCGCTGTAATTCGAATTCTGCCAAGTGGCTGGTGAGCGATTAGCGTGTATAGCGTGTCATCAGCTTGCAAAGCGTTCAGCTGTGGCGCGTCAAGCCCCGCAGCCTTAAGCCTCTCCCCGACAGAAACGATTTTCACTCTTTCCCCTCCGGTCCGATTCACGTTCAGTGTAGCCCGCAAGTGGACTTGATTCGCCCCGGCTTTCATGGAGGCAGGTTGGTTTAAGCCAAGCCCAGCCCGAATGCCTGATTTGCGAGGTGGCCTGAGTGCCTGCGGCTCTGGAGCGTGTTCCATTCCGGACTCGCGCCACGTGCCACGACGTCAGTTTGTCAAGGCAGCACGAAGAACATGGGGCCCACCTGCCCCAATGCAAACCATTGCAATCCGAGTGCTCGAGAGCTACCTCAATGTCCTTGTCTGAATACTTCCACCTGGTTGAAGTAGCGACGACTTTTTTACCTCGAGCTCCTATGAGTTTGTTGCTTCGCGAAAGCCACCTCGGCGTCAACGCAACCGACCGGCAAATAGCTATGCATTCCTGAGCTTGAGAACGAGGTTCCATGACTTGGGCGCTACTCAAAGCACCGACACAGGCCACAAATTCGTCACCCAAACAGATAAGCGCTCATCTGATGCGTCGTAGTAGCCAGGTCTACTTTGTTTCGGCGGCCAACTGAAGCAACCTCTGAACCGGCACTTCAAGTGCGCAAGCCAACTTGTCCAGTCCGTCTGCTGAAACGTTCGCAACGCTTCGTTCGACCTGGCTGATGTATGTGCGGTGGAACCCGGCCACTGCAGCTAGTCCTTCCTGCGAATAACCAGCCTGTTCACGGAGAACCTTGGTGTTGAGCGCAATCAGTTGGCGAGCAGTGGGGAGTTTCGGCTTCTGTCTTTCTTTCATGACACAGAAGCGTGCCGACATTCACTCTAAAACTCTACAGACCAAACCTCTACCGCTTAATTATCTACTGTTTTTAGTCTACACTACAAAACCGTTCTTGCTGGTTCGCTAGAGAAGAGGAGCACTCATGTTTGTCACAAAAGCCGAGTTTGAGCATCCAATGCCGCTAGGGCTCATAAGCCCTGGAGAGAAGGCCTGGGAGGCTATGACGATGTCTCTTCGTTCTCCATGGTTTCTGTTCGACTATGTGGTGACGTATTCGGATGCTGAAGTCGTGCAAACAACGGCTATCGCTTGGGAGTTGACGCTCCTTGATGTTCTTCGTGCTGTTCCTGCCAATGCTCACAGGGGAGTTAGCAGGGTGTCACCGTCGAAGGGTAGCCGACAAGACTGGTCAGTGCAGGTAATCCGCGAGGCTTGGGTTTCATTGCCGGATGAATCGACTGACGTTGGCCCGCTTGTGTTTCGTCTTCGTGAGGAAGATTGCTTGAGGGATAGCTTTATGAAGCCAGTTTCATGGAGGAACGGCCGCGAGCAGCTCCTCTCTCTTAGCTAAGCATGATGCCTTTTGAGGTGTTCTTAATGCCGCAGACAGCCCTACCTAGTAAGGGAGGCAATTGGTGCATCACTGGCAGTGACAGCCCCTTACAGTGAATGAATGCACTGGCAGACAGAGAGCTGCGATGCAGAAATTCTTGAGGGGCAAGAAGACGCCTCTAGAGCTGACCTGTATCTCATCGACAACCACCGCTATTGGAATTGCCTATCAAGGTTATCCACAAGCGATATCCCTCCCCCTGACCCCCTCCCAGCACTTGGCGCTCCACCGACGACTTTCCCACCGCGGCGGTCCGTTCGTCGCAGGCGACGACCGCCGCCGTGGAAAAGTCTCGCCTGCTTCAACATTGATGGGTGAAGTGAGCTGTCCCACAGGGGCGCAGACAAGCAGGTAAGAAGCAACTCTGGAAATGGAGCCCGGTCGCCGAACTCCTTCACTGCTCCTGGTAAAGCAATTTCTCACGCTCCATAACGTGCTCGCAGCCCCGGTAGGGGTTAAGGCCAAGGGTGAAGCCGATGTCGGGCGAATCGTTGCGGGTGATGGCGCTCTTAGCGTCTTCAAACGTCACCTGCGTGGCCGGCGCGGGCGCTTCTTCGCCCGCGGCCGCGGCATCGTCCAGCGTGCCCCAGCCGTCGTCGAACGCGGCGCGGGTGTCGCGCTCGAAGCGGTGCGGCTGCTGCTGGGCCACGCCACGGCCCTTGATGGCCTGCACGGGGATGCGGACGGTGGTCATGCTTCAATACTGTACAAAATGCCAGTATAGGTTCTGTCCTCCGCCGGGCACAAGGCCGCTGGTCAGGCCGGACCTGTCCCCTGCCCTGCGCGAAACCGGGCGTGATCGTCGATCCGCAGCCCTTTCAGGGCGCCTCCGCGCCGGTGTCAAACACCGCGTGCACCGTGGTGCCCTGCCCGGCCCCGGAGCGCAGCTCGCACGAACCGCCCGCCAGGCGCGCGCGCTCCTGAATGCCGGCCAGGCCGATGTGCCCGTTGCGCAGCGCGGCCACCACCGCCCGCTCCGGCTCGAAGCCGACGCCGTCGTCGGTGATGCTGAGCTGCAGGCGGTCAGGCGTCAGGGTCACCCGGATGTCCACCGCCGTGCAGGCGCTGTGTCGCATGGCGTTGCTCAGCGCTTCCTGCACGATGCGGAAGGCCACCGTCTCCACCCCGGGCGGGTAGCGCAGCGCCCCGCCCTCGGCCTGCAGCCGCACCACCAGCGTCGGCAGCTGTCCCAGCGACGCCACCAGGCTGCGCAGCGCGGCCAGGATGCCGAAGTCGTCCAGTTCCAGCGGGCGCAGGCCCCGACCGATCTGGCGCACGCGCACCCCGAGCTGGTCCGACATCTGCAGCACGCGGCCCGCCATCCCGGCCATCGCGTCGCCGCCGGCCACCTCGACCATGTGCGCCAGGTGCAGCCGCATCGCCGCGACCACCTGGCCGATGTCGTCGTGCAACTCCTGCGCGATGTGCTGGCGCTCGGCCTCCTGCACCTGCAGCAGCCGCTGCGACAGCACCCGCAACGAGGCCTCGGCGCCACTCAGGCGGTGCTCGGTGCGGTGCAGCGTGGTGATGTCCTTGATGAGCACCAGGCAACCCGGGCACGCGCCGTCACCGCCCTTCAAGGGGATGTAGGAGGTCAGCAGCACCTTGCGCACGCCCTCGGTGGTCTCGATCTCCACCCGCTCGTCCATCACCGCTTCGCCCGCCTTCAGGGCCCGCGTGCTGCCCCATTCGTCGTCGCCGATCGGGCGGCCGGTGTCG
This window harbors:
- a CDS encoding restriction endonuclease subunit S, which gives rise to MSYVDIAALEGGDASAALTPKLLTFETAPSRARRVLRSGDTVLSTVRTYLKAVANFPEAQPGLIASTGFAVLRPNGRLRPRFAYWAALSEPFIENVVAHSEGVSYPAINPSVLGSLHLPVPSLTEQERIANFLDDKTARIDALIAEKERLVEHLDAGGFDLLHQAVTKGLKPTRLTNSRREWMGAIPEHWSAPYIKFVAQVESGHTPSRQVPEYWENCHIPWFGLSDVWQIRDGVKEVVAETSELISDLGLANSSARLLPSGTVILSRTASVGFSAIMGVPMATTQDFVNWICGPKVLPDYLLYVFRSMRSEFERLKFGSTHSTIYMPDIAKMALPLPPLEEQREIVAFARERKKRLEELKGFATAELMKLREYRTSLISAAVAGQLDVGSFEAAKA
- a CDS encoding type I restriction-modification system subunit M; protein product: MAQNFSELANLIWSVADLLRGDYKQADYGKVILPFTLLRRLECVLEPTKQAVLAEYEKRKDSGVSMDVFLKRKSKEAFYNTSVFDLPGLLADPKFVRLNMVKYVSEFSSDARDVFERFKFLERVGELDDKDLLFKLVQLFAQVDLHPDTVPNEVMGQVFEELIRKFAEASNETAGEHFTPREVIQLIVHCLFAGDDEALSKPGVIRSMYDPTAGTGGILSVGEAVARAINPSAKLVLFGQELNDESYAICKADMLIKGQDPKNIVRGNTLSADGFPNETFDYGAANPPFGVDWKKVLEMVKAEHERRGYAGRFGPGLPRVSDGSLLFLMHLISKMRPAAEGGGRIGIVLNGSPLFTGDAGSGESEIRRWILENDLLDAIIALPNDLFYNTGIATYVWILDNDKPKGRKGKVQLIDATRMYAKMKKSLGSKRVLMTDEQIGEVVKAYSSFAKESTFALEYKEPVKAADPTKLTEPEPPRVVTKVFDTTYFGYRKVTVDRPLAAGKEGKFKKGEKPYDKDLRDTESIPLSESIEEYMAREVLPHIRDAWVNTAIVDDKDGLPGKVGYEINFNRYFYVYKAPRKPEVIAEEIRRMEERFVELMKGVVV
- a CDS encoding thermonuclease family protein, which translates into the protein MSEVLASEPAGVQTCVEVRNVHDGDTFTCVTEAGTLRIRVAGIDAPEVGQSYWRVSRDLLRSNTPAGSTVDCYKVDRYERQVCRVHTPEGKDVAMGLVEAGLAWHTVKYREEQAPHEQAAYAAAEERARNTRKGLLTLSEPQEPSVCREQRKQKLKCT
- a CDS encoding helix-turn-helix domain-containing protein; translated protein: MKERQKPKLPTARQLIALNTKVLREQAGYSQEGLAAVAGFHRTYISQVERSVANVSADGLDKLACALEVPVQRLLQLAAETK
- a CDS encoding sensor histidine kinase; the encoded protein is MTRLTTSPSPARAGHAPADTLFTQVLAHLPEGIWVCDVQSHTLHRNPAAIAIWDGVRDADVSRFPGCLGWWADTGRPIGDDEWGSTRALKAGEAVMDERVEIETTEGVRKVLLTSYIPLKGGDGACPGCLVLIKDITTLHRTEHRLSGAEASLRVLSQRLLQVQEAERQHIAQELHDDIGQVVAAMRLHLAHMVEVAGGDAMAGMAGRVLQMSDQLGVRVRQIGRGLRPLELDDFGILAALRSLVASLGQLPTLVVRLQAEGGALRYPPGVETVAFRIVQEALSNAMRHSACTAVDIRVTLTPDRLQLSITDDGVGFEPERAVVAALRNGHIGLAGIQERARLAGGSCELRSGAGQGTTVHAVFDTGAEAP